A genomic window from Microvirga sp. TS319 includes:
- the glgA gene encoding glycogen synthase GlgA: MLETLHSEADAAFATTARVGLHHDHRPSVSLTRRQSILFVTSEIADYIKAGGLGEVSAALPRALRSHYDVRILIPGYRQVLSQIGAIEEIAQLPSSFGIPACGLGRGMTKDGLTVYVLLCPELYDRDGSPYVDSFGMDWSDNDIRFARLGLAAADIACGKGDPLWCADLLHLNDWPSGLAAAYLTWRGQHIPTILTIHNLAYQGIFARDRLSSLGIPDAAFHINGVEFHGKMSFLKAGIFYASHITTVSSTYAKEITQPEHGCGLDGLLRTRARQGRLDGIINGIDQSWDPSKDPNLVSRFSAENCRGKRANANNVRKSFGLALSQGPLFAVVSRLVHQKGVDLAISAAETIVSQGGQIAVIGQGEPRFETELRALAQRHPGSVGVKIGYDERDARRMYAGSDFLLMPSRFEPCGLSQMYAQRFGSLPIAHKTGGLADTIEDGVNGFLFGEPCLFRFMDAIKRGLETFRSRPRLTAMRRAAMNRPHGWDRSASKYKEVYERACRTAAYA; this comes from the coding sequence ATGTTGGAAACACTACACTCGGAAGCTGATGCAGCTTTCGCGACGACGGCGCGTGTCGGTCTGCATCATGATCATCGGCCTTCAGTTTCATTAACCCGCAGGCAGTCAATTCTTTTCGTAACATCCGAGATTGCCGATTACATCAAGGCAGGAGGGCTCGGGGAAGTATCGGCAGCTCTGCCCAGGGCGCTGAGGTCGCACTATGATGTTCGTATCCTGATCCCGGGCTATCGGCAGGTCCTCTCTCAGATCGGCGCAATCGAGGAGATCGCGCAGCTTCCCTCTTCATTCGGGATTCCGGCCTGCGGGCTTGGCAGGGGCATGACGAAGGACGGGCTGACGGTTTACGTCCTCCTGTGCCCCGAGCTGTATGACAGGGACGGTTCGCCTTATGTCGATTCGTTCGGCATGGATTGGAGCGACAATGACATTCGCTTCGCACGCCTTGGTTTAGCCGCTGCCGATATTGCTTGCGGCAAGGGAGACCCTCTGTGGTGTGCGGATCTGCTGCACCTCAACGATTGGCCGTCAGGCCTTGCCGCCGCCTATCTCACGTGGCGCGGACAGCATATCCCGACCATTCTGACGATCCATAACCTGGCTTACCAGGGAATTTTCGCGCGCGATCGTTTGTCGAGCCTCGGTATCCCCGACGCCGCTTTTCACATCAACGGCGTCGAATTCCACGGCAAGATGTCTTTTCTGAAGGCGGGAATTTTCTATGCATCGCACATCACGACCGTGAGCTCGACTTATGCAAAGGAGATTACGCAGCCCGAACATGGCTGCGGGCTCGATGGCCTCCTAAGAACCCGTGCGCGGCAAGGACGCCTTGACGGCATCATCAACGGAATCGATCAAAGCTGGGATCCGAGCAAGGATCCCAATCTGGTCAGCCGCTTCTCCGCTGAAAATTGCAGAGGAAAGCGCGCCAACGCCAACAACGTGCGCAAGAGCTTCGGTCTTGCCCTTTCTCAGGGGCCGCTCTTTGCGGTCGTGTCGCGGCTTGTCCATCAAAAGGGAGTCGATCTCGCCATTTCTGCCGCCGAAACGATCGTGTCCCAGGGTGGACAGATTGCCGTCATCGGGCAGGGAGAGCCTCGATTTGAAACCGAGCTTCGCGCTCTTGCGCAGCGGCATCCGGGATCGGTCGGCGTGAAGATCGGATATGATGAGAGGGATGCGCGCCGCATGTATGCGGGCAGCGACTTTCTTCTGATGCCCTCTCGCTTCGAACCGTGCGGCTTGAGCCAGATGTACGCACAGCGCTTTGGATCGCTGCCGATTGCCCATAAGACGGGCGGTCTCGCCGATACCATTGAGGATGGAGTCAACGGCTTCCTCTTCGGCGAACCATGCCTCTTCCGCTTCATGGATGCGATCAAGCGGGGACTTGAGACATTTCGGTCCCGTCCGCGACTGACGGCGATGCGGCGAGCCGCGATGAACAGACCGCATGGATGGGATCGCTCTGCGTCCAAGTATAAGGAAGTCTACGAGCGAGCGTGCCGAACGGCGGCTTACGCATAA
- the treZ gene encoding malto-oligosyltrehalose trehalohydrolase, producing MRRVHQMPFGAENVDGGIRFAFWAPTAHEVMLVLDGEDHLIGPSGDGWYRLTSNRARSGSRYGYKIDGNLIVPDPASRFQPDDVHGLSLVVDPRSYRWSDSSWKGRPWEETVLYEVHVGTASPEGTFAGLMNKLEFLRHLGVTAVELMPIAEFPGRRNWGYDGVLPYAPDSAYGSPDDLKRLVDHAHGLGLMMFLDVVYNHFGPSGNYLHAYAESFFTDRHPTPWGAGINVDGDGSRVVREFFIHNALYWLEEYHFDGLRFDAVHAIVDESTPHFLEELATRIRQTFPEREIHLVLENEANQASWLSRGSDRRPRLYSAQWADDTHNSWHALLTGETEGYYEDYADQPLKRLGRALAEGFAYQGEPSTHRPGVVRGEPSAHLPPTAFVSFLQNHDQIGNRAFGERLAHLIAPDRIKLAQAIFLLSPHIPLLFMGEEWSASSPFQFFVDFEAEPELAKAVRDGRRGEFKHFKAFADPDTAQRIPDPTNEATFARSKIDWAEKDRPPHREALLETEHLLKLRRDEILPMIKSEFRGSRHLVSQDNVLELAWTFETGILRVWANFGERPVDVDIGHDARILWSNADTATISGIIQLAPWRGIIVKEASA from the coding sequence ATGCGGCGAGTTCATCAGATGCCTTTCGGGGCCGAGAACGTGGACGGCGGCATACGCTTTGCATTCTGGGCTCCCACGGCCCATGAGGTAATGCTGGTGCTGGACGGTGAAGACCACCTCATCGGGCCATCGGGCGATGGCTGGTACCGCCTTACGTCGAACAGGGCCCGGAGCGGCAGCCGCTACGGTTATAAAATCGACGGCAATCTCATCGTGCCGGACCCTGCATCCCGCTTCCAGCCGGACGACGTCCACGGCCTGAGTCTCGTCGTGGACCCACGTTCCTATCGTTGGTCGGATTCATCCTGGAAAGGGCGCCCATGGGAGGAAACCGTCCTCTATGAGGTGCATGTGGGCACGGCGAGCCCGGAAGGAACCTTTGCCGGCTTGATGAACAAGCTCGAGTTTCTGCGACACCTCGGCGTTACGGCGGTAGAGCTGATGCCGATTGCGGAATTTCCCGGACGCCGAAACTGGGGATACGATGGCGTGCTACCCTATGCTCCGGACTCCGCCTATGGCAGCCCCGATGATCTGAAGCGGCTGGTCGATCATGCGCATGGACTCGGCCTGATGATGTTCCTCGATGTGGTCTACAACCATTTCGGCCCGTCCGGTAACTATCTCCATGCCTATGCGGAATCCTTTTTCACCGACAGGCATCCGACTCCATGGGGAGCCGGCATCAACGTGGATGGCGATGGAAGTCGCGTCGTGCGTGAATTCTTCATTCACAATGCCCTCTATTGGCTGGAGGAATATCACTTTGACGGTCTGCGGTTCGATGCCGTTCACGCCATCGTCGATGAGAGCACGCCGCATTTTCTCGAAGAGCTTGCAACACGTATCCGTCAAACCTTTCCCGAGCGTGAGATCCATCTCGTCCTCGAAAACGAAGCCAATCAGGCAAGCTGGCTTTCTCGCGGATCCGATCGGCGGCCTCGCCTCTACTCGGCGCAATGGGCCGACGACACCCATAATTCCTGGCATGCTCTGCTGACCGGCGAGACCGAAGGGTACTACGAGGATTACGCGGACCAACCCTTGAAGCGCCTCGGCCGCGCGCTTGCCGAAGGCTTCGCCTATCAAGGCGAACCATCGACGCACCGGCCCGGCGTGGTACGTGGAGAGCCGTCCGCGCACCTGCCGCCGACCGCGTTCGTATCCTTCCTCCAGAACCACGATCAGATTGGCAACAGGGCGTTCGGGGAGCGCCTCGCGCATCTCATTGCGCCCGACCGGATCAAGCTGGCCCAGGCCATTTTCCTGCTTTCGCCTCATATCCCTCTCCTCTTCATGGGGGAGGAGTGGTCCGCCTCATCGCCGTTCCAGTTCTTCGTCGACTTCGAGGCCGAGCCTGAACTTGCCAAGGCCGTGCGCGATGGCCGCCGAGGAGAGTTCAAGCACTTCAAGGCTTTCGCCGATCCCGATACCGCACAGCGCATCCCTGACCCGACAAATGAGGCGACATTCGCGCGATCCAAGATCGACTGGGCAGAGAAGGATCGCCCCCCGCACCGCGAAGCCCTGCTGGAAACGGAGCACCTGCTCAAACTCCGAAGGGACGAGATCCTGCCGATGATCAAGAGTGAATTCCGAGGTTCGCGTCATCTCGTCTCGCAGGACAACGTCCTCGAACTTGCCTGGACGTTCGAAACCGGGATCCTGCGGGTTTGGGCGAACTTCGGAGAGCGTCCCGTTGACGTCGACATCGGACACGATGCTCGCATCCTATGGTCGAACGCGGATACCGCGACAATCTCCGGGATCATTCAACTCGCACCATGGAGGGGCATCATCGTGAAAGAGGCATCCGCATGA
- a CDS encoding LuxR C-terminal-related transcriptional regulator, translated as MIWYKIKVDKTAARCRFVHWELYFLLSFLMRASVGRGKTMGTPPRIGLIVDEDACYRMAMGAVLESQFNYSRFIEVDSLDAALDRLGECANIALALFDLSAPGVRTPSNLRTVRECFPQTRVAVVSASDNRHNILLALEAGVHGYLVKTMGAADMANALKIILDGGIYVPASLADVSSLRDEFPNDDPEQKAAEEEAPARSSEKDTPISPLTPRQQNVLDLLVQGKTNKEIALALGLGEGTVKIHMAAIFRYFGVNNRAAAAVAGARPYPDRRRKLLSGI; from the coding sequence GTGATATGGTATAAAATTAAAGTCGATAAAACTGCGGCACGTTGTCGGTTTGTCCATTGGGAGTTGTATTTCCTCCTATCATTTCTTATGCGAGCCTCTGTCGGAAGAGGAAAGACAATGGGCACGCCTCCGCGCATAGGCTTAATCGTCGATGAGGACGCATGCTATCGCATGGCCATGGGGGCCGTTCTCGAAAGCCAGTTCAACTATTCGCGGTTCATCGAGGTCGATTCTCTGGATGCGGCTTTGGACCGGCTCGGGGAATGCGCGAACATTGCTCTGGCTTTGTTCGATCTTTCCGCACCGGGGGTTAGAACGCCCTCCAACCTGCGTACGGTTCGTGAGTGTTTCCCGCAGACACGGGTCGCCGTCGTCTCCGCGTCCGACAATCGGCACAATATTCTTCTGGCACTTGAGGCCGGCGTGCACGGCTATCTGGTGAAGACGATGGGTGCCGCCGATATGGCGAACGCCCTTAAGATCATTCTGGATGGGGGCATTTACGTTCCGGCCAGTTTGGCTGACGTCTCGTCATTGCGTGACGAATTCCCGAACGACGATCCGGAGCAAAAAGCCGCCGAGGAGGAGGCCCCAGCGCGGAGTTCCGAGAAAGACACACCGATCAGTCCACTGACGCCACGGCAGCAGAATGTGCTTGACCTGCTGGTCCAGGGAAAGACGAACAAGGAAATCGCGCTGGCTCTCGGATTGGGTGAGGGAACGGTAAAGATCCATATGGCGGCGATCTTCCGATATTTCGGCGTCAACAACCGTGCCGCTGCAGCTGTCGCCGGCGCGCGCCCTTATCCGGATCGCAGGCGGAAGCTGTTGAGCGGCATATAG
- a CDS encoding malto-oligosyltrehalose synthase: MSNRDAVLRRMAELIGLSPDYTDAFGRRIETSPETRNAILEALGLHVATEKEAQDSLARLERLKGAPLPAIIPVSSDCPLRIELRAKTDQVRWTLIEEGGTIHQGKIAQGDSTLKLPGLPMGYHRLQLGEFEATLIASPDRCWQPEAIKDDKRLWGAVAQIYSLRSDHDFGVGGYSDVALLAENLGPWGASFLGLSPVHALFSTDRTKISPYSPSSRLFLEALYIDPTAVEGFVESEARRIFDSPSVQEQLSRLREALLIDYGDAWSIKRSVLDALWLHFRQSGDQAAFEVFRRDGGQALEAHATFEAISERLREQGCAWVGDWPETYRDVRAAEVERFRSEHKESIAFHVWLQWLADRQLADAAKRARAAGLAIGLYRDLAVGADGGGSEIWAAPERFASGLSIGAPPDPLGPQGQNWGLPPFNPLTLEEQGLAAFRDLVAANMRHAGAIRIDHAFQLQRLFLIPAGASASQGAYVDYPFEAMLAVLRVESHRAKCLVIAEDLGTAPEGFSDAIMASGVFSYRVLPFEREGSAFKRPSEYPRSALSVLTTHDLPTFRGWWQGLDIDLRQTLGIFDPQTAAKEHKMRDADKRNFAKALAEEDLLSTPDAPTQPPLEKAVRYLARTACALTALQIEDASGELNQPNMPGREAGHPNWRRRLSNTIRSITAPGGQLAKLSVALAEEGRSAQGPGSGLASPAPRATYRLQFHKDFTFDDAVEIVPYLAKLGISHVYSSPIQTASSGSTHGYDIVDHSTINPELGGEEGLRRLSNALTAHGLKLLLDIVPNHMGVGGDANESWLSVLEWGRLSPFASTFDIDWERPAAKGKLIVPVLGSLYGEALENGHIQLKFDAEKGSFSVWHWEHRLPICPITYPMILDLALAAFGNGAEARELLTLTEQMRAMGEAPSSERASRLMEEAERLKGRVAAISASQPAIRKAIDHAVTTINGTKDVPESFNSLHRLLEAQAYRLAYWQVASSDINYRRFFDINSLAGVRVETPDVFERTHDLVIRLVNEDRVHGLRIDHIDGLADPEGYAHTLQGKVGPGFYVVVEKILEPGEKLRPWPVAGTSGYDVLNLIDGVLVDHRSGEAFERIYREASGLSEDYDEMLKQAKLAITRTNFASELEALVSDIKGIADSSRRTRDYTVHALRQALVEIIAAFPVYRSYLKEGEPAPADVRLIENTVAAAQRSSVLPDRSVHHVIGAFLLGEAKAANPEDMYRFRRRFQQLTGPVMAKSLEDTLFYRYGRLIALNEVGGDPGHFGITPRAFHEANADRALNWPHSMVGTATHDTKRGEDARARLIALSEMPEEWERTLRLWRDLIAAYLSDVNGAPAPDANDQVILLQALLGAWPLELLDQDDNAHLSSFQERMQGYVTKALREAKRQTNWVAPNEPYEEAAHTLLRVVLDPKNAILARLRPLAQRLSMLGMLNGLSRTILKMTLPGVPDIYQGTEFWDFSLVDPDNRRPVDYASRAKALDDAAPPNALLTRWRDGHIKQHVLRRLLQERREAPALYGNGDYSLLPVEGERASHLIAFQRRHGTDRVAVIVPRLWDRLTGTDSLRFDGVLWEGTSAALPEGHWRNILTDEIVETGNKGQALSRTLSPFPFAVLKPI, translated from the coding sequence ATGAGCAATCGCGATGCCGTCCTCAGGCGCATGGCCGAACTGATCGGCCTTTCGCCGGACTATACGGATGCATTCGGGCGACGTATCGAGACCAGCCCGGAAACCCGAAACGCCATTCTGGAAGCCCTTGGGCTTCATGTTGCGACGGAAAAGGAGGCGCAGGACAGTCTTGCGAGGTTGGAACGTCTGAAAGGCGCGCCTCTTCCGGCCATCATTCCGGTTTCTTCCGATTGCCCGCTCCGGATCGAATTGCGCGCCAAGACCGATCAGGTCCGGTGGACACTCATCGAGGAAGGCGGGACGATCCATCAGGGGAAGATCGCTCAAGGAGATTCAACGCTCAAGCTTCCGGGTCTGCCCATGGGCTACCACCGCCTTCAGCTCGGCGAGTTCGAAGCGACCCTGATCGCATCGCCCGACCGTTGCTGGCAGCCTGAGGCCATCAAGGATGACAAGCGCCTTTGGGGAGCCGTGGCGCAGATCTACTCCCTGCGTTCCGATCATGACTTTGGCGTGGGCGGATACTCCGACGTGGCCCTTCTGGCGGAGAACCTTGGTCCCTGGGGCGCATCCTTTCTGGGCCTCAGCCCTGTCCACGCTCTTTTCTCCACGGATCGCACGAAGATCTCTCCCTATTCGCCATCCTCGCGATTGTTCCTGGAGGCCCTCTATATCGATCCGACTGCCGTCGAAGGCTTTGTCGAGAGTGAGGCCCGGCGGATTTTCGACAGCCCTTCCGTCCAGGAGCAGTTGTCGCGCCTGCGTGAGGCCCTGCTCATCGATTATGGCGATGCATGGTCCATCAAGCGTTCCGTCCTCGATGCCTTGTGGCTGCATTTCAGACAGAGTGGCGACCAGGCAGCCTTCGAAGTCTTCCGCCGGGACGGCGGACAGGCGCTCGAGGCACATGCCACGTTCGAGGCGATCTCGGAACGTCTGCGCGAGCAGGGATGTGCATGGGTCGGCGATTGGCCGGAGACCTATCGGGATGTGCGCGCTGCGGAGGTCGAACGGTTTCGCTCGGAACACAAGGAGAGCATCGCCTTTCACGTCTGGCTGCAATGGCTTGCGGATCGCCAGTTGGCCGATGCCGCGAAGCGAGCCCGAGCAGCCGGCCTGGCCATTGGCCTCTACCGCGATCTCGCCGTCGGAGCCGATGGAGGCGGATCGGAAATCTGGGCAGCCCCTGAGCGCTTTGCCTCCGGACTTTCCATCGGCGCACCTCCGGATCCGCTGGGTCCTCAGGGTCAGAACTGGGGCCTGCCGCCCTTCAACCCGCTGACCCTCGAAGAGCAAGGCCTGGCGGCCTTCCGCGATCTGGTCGCCGCGAACATGCGGCATGCCGGTGCGATCCGGATCGACCATGCCTTTCAGCTGCAGCGCCTTTTCCTCATTCCCGCAGGTGCGTCGGCGTCGCAAGGAGCCTATGTCGACTATCCGTTCGAGGCGATGCTCGCAGTTCTGCGGGTTGAAAGCCATCGTGCCAAGTGCCTTGTCATAGCAGAGGATCTCGGGACCGCGCCGGAGGGCTTCTCGGATGCGATCATGGCATCCGGCGTGTTCAGCTACCGTGTTCTGCCATTCGAGCGCGAGGGATCCGCTTTCAAAAGGCCAAGCGAGTATCCTCGCTCCGCACTCTCCGTGCTCACGACCCACGACCTTCCGACATTCAGAGGATGGTGGCAGGGTCTCGATATCGATCTCCGGCAGACGCTCGGCATCTTCGACCCGCAGACTGCAGCCAAGGAGCACAAGATGCGGGATGCCGACAAGCGGAACTTCGCGAAAGCTCTCGCCGAGGAGGACCTGCTTTCCACGCCCGACGCACCGACCCAGCCGCCCCTGGAGAAGGCGGTGCGTTATCTCGCCCGAACGGCTTGCGCTCTCACGGCCCTGCAGATCGAAGACGCATCCGGTGAGTTGAACCAACCCAACATGCCAGGCAGGGAGGCAGGCCATCCGAACTGGCGCAGGCGCCTTTCCAACACCATCCGGTCCATCACGGCCCCCGGCGGTCAGCTGGCGAAGCTGTCCGTTGCCCTGGCGGAAGAAGGACGAAGTGCACAAGGCCCCGGAAGCGGCCTCGCCTCACCTGCGCCCCGGGCCACCTACCGTCTGCAATTTCATAAGGACTTCACCTTCGACGACGCGGTCGAGATCGTGCCGTACCTGGCGAAACTCGGCATCAGCCACGTCTATTCGTCTCCCATCCAGACGGCGAGTTCCGGCTCGACCCACGGCTACGATATCGTAGACCATTCCACGATCAATCCGGAGCTCGGCGGCGAGGAAGGATTGCGTCGGTTGTCGAACGCCTTGACCGCTCACGGCCTGAAGCTTCTGCTCGATATCGTCCCCAACCATATGGGTGTCGGCGGCGATGCGAACGAGTCGTGGCTCTCCGTGCTGGAATGGGGACGTCTGTCGCCGTTCGCGAGCACGTTCGACATCGACTGGGAGCGCCCGGCAGCGAAAGGCAAGCTCATCGTTCCTGTTCTCGGCAGCCTTTATGGCGAGGCCTTGGAGAACGGGCACATTCAACTGAAATTCGATGCGGAGAAGGGAAGTTTCAGTGTCTGGCACTGGGAGCATCGTCTCCCGATCTGTCCGATCACCTATCCCATGATCCTCGACCTAGCCTTGGCGGCATTCGGCAACGGCGCGGAGGCTCGCGAGCTCCTCACCCTGACGGAACAGATGCGTGCCATGGGAGAGGCGCCCTCGTCGGAACGGGCTTCTCGCCTGATGGAGGAAGCCGAGCGGCTGAAGGGACGCGTGGCGGCGATTTCAGCCAGCCAGCCGGCAATCCGGAAAGCCATCGATCATGCCGTGACGACCATCAATGGCACGAAGGATGTTCCTGAGAGCTTCAATTCGCTTCATCGCCTGCTCGAAGCCCAGGCCTATCGCTTGGCTTATTGGCAGGTTGCGTCGAGCGACATCAATTACCGGCGCTTCTTCGACATCAACAGTCTTGCGGGCGTGCGTGTCGAAACTCCCGACGTCTTCGAGCGCACCCATGATCTCGTCATCCGTCTCGTGAACGAGGATCGTGTTCACGGCCTGAGGATCGATCATATCGACGGCCTTGCGGATCCGGAGGGCTATGCCCATACCCTGCAGGGCAAGGTCGGCCCGGGCTTCTATGTGGTCGTCGAGAAGATTCTCGAACCCGGCGAAAAGCTCCGCCCCTGGCCCGTCGCCGGAACGTCCGGATACGATGTGCTCAATCTGATCGACGGCGTCCTCGTCGATCACCGGTCGGGCGAGGCTTTCGAACGCATCTACCGGGAGGCCTCGGGCCTCTCGGAGGACTACGACGAGATGCTGAAACAGGCGAAACTCGCCATCACGCGGACGAATTTCGCAAGCGAGCTCGAAGCCCTGGTTTCGGACATCAAGGGGATTGCCGATTCCAGCCGCCGCACGCGTGATTACACGGTTCATGCGCTGCGCCAAGCCCTGGTCGAGATCATCGCCGCGTTTCCGGTCTATCGGAGCTATCTCAAGGAGGGCGAACCGGCACCTGCCGATGTTCGGCTGATCGAGAACACCGTCGCGGCAGCCCAACGATCCAGCGTGCTGCCCGATCGGAGCGTGCATCATGTCATAGGGGCCTTCCTCCTTGGCGAAGCGAAAGCGGCAAATCCTGAAGACATGTACCGCTTCCGCCGACGCTTCCAGCAATTGACCGGCCCTGTCATGGCCAAGAGCCTGGAGGACACGCTGTTCTACCGCTACGGCCGGCTGATCGCCCTGAACGAGGTCGGCGGCGATCCCGGACATTTCGGCATCACCCCGAGGGCATTCCACGAGGCGAATGCCGACAGAGCGCTGAATTGGCCGCACTCCATGGTCGGAACCGCCACCCACGACACGAAGCGGGGCGAGGATGCCCGGGCACGATTGATCGCGCTCTCCGAGATGCCGGAAGAATGGGAGCGCACCCTCAGATTGTGGCGCGATCTCATCGCCGCCTATCTCTCGGACGTGAACGGAGCGCCGGCGCCGGACGCCAACGATCAGGTCATTCTGCTTCAGGCTCTCCTCGGCGCATGGCCGCTCGAGCTTCTGGACCAGGACGATAATGCTCACCTCAGCTCATTTCAGGAGCGGATGCAGGGCTATGTCACGAAAGCGCTTCGCGAAGCCAAGCGCCAGACCAATTGGGTCGCCCCGAACGAACCCTACGAGGAGGCCGCGCATACCCTTCTGCGGGTGGTGCTCGACCCAAAGAACGCCATTCTCGCCCGCCTTCGCCCCCTTGCACAGCGCCTCTCCATGCTCGGCATGCTCAACGGACTGTCCCGGACCATTCTGAAGATGACGCTGCCGGGCGTACCCGACATTTACCAGGGTACGGAGTTCTGGGATTTTTCCCTTGTCGACCCCGATAACCGGCGCCCTGTGGATTACGCCAGTCGAGCGAAAGCTCTCGATGATGCGGCTCCTCCGAATGCTCTCCTGACACGATGGCGGGACGGCCACATCAAACAGCATGTTCTCAGGCGCCTTCTGCAGGAGCGCCGCGAGGCCCCTGCCCTCTATGGCAATGGCGATTACTCTCTCCTACCGGTCGAAGGCGAACGAGCGTCTCATCTGATCGCCTTCCAGAGGCGGCATGGGACGGACAGGGTTGCCGTGATTGTCCCGCGTCTCTGGGATCGGTTGACCGGCACGGACAGCCTTCGTTTCGACGGCGTGCTCTGGGAAGGCACCAGCGCAGCTCTGCCGGAGGGACATTGGCGTAACATCCTAACAGACGAGATCGTCGAGACCGGGAATAAGGGGCAGGCTTTGAGCAGGACACTCTCGCCCTTTCCTTTCGCCGTTCTCAAGCCGATCTGA